From one Acidobacteriota bacterium genomic stretch:
- the parE gene encoding DNA topoisomerase IV subunit B, whose translation MSSKYDSSAIEVLQGLEPVRKRPGMYTQTERPNHLAQEVIDNSADEALAGYCRRIDVTLHEDGSLTVADDGRGMPIDLHKTEKLPGVEVILTRLHAGAKFSDGSYRFAGGLHGVGVSVVNALSEKLVVRIRRGGREYEMTFAAGNRRTKLREIGTVGQRNTGTTIRFWPDPKYFDSPKMSVPRLKHTLRAKAVLLPGLTTTFTSELDPNDDEEWHYEEGISTYLQTTLEDVETLPATPFTGHFEGATEEVEWALVWVPEGEDLLGESYVNLIPTPVGGTHVNGFRTGLTESIREFCEFRNLLPRGVRVSPDDVWADVAYVLSVRMANPQFTGQTKDRLSSRETAAFVSGVTQDALSIWLNHHVDQAEAIARLAIDRAQARLKAGKKVARKKTSAGPALPGKLADCASSDLDRTELFLVEGDSAGGSAKQARDREHQAIMPLRGKILNTWEVDSSQVLASQEVHDIAVALGVDPGSSNLDNLRYGSVCILADADSDGLHIATLLCGLFLRHFRPLVEAGRVYVAMPPLYRIDAGKNVYYALDDAEKAGILERLEAEGYRGRPSVQRFKGLGEMNPLQLRETTMAPDTRRLVKLVVGDAGSEEKVLDMLLAKGRASDRREWLMNEGDRAGLEV comes from the coding sequence ATGAGCTCGAAATACGACTCTTCTGCAATCGAGGTCCTGCAGGGGCTGGAACCGGTTCGAAAACGCCCCGGGATGTACACGCAGACGGAGCGGCCCAACCACCTCGCGCAGGAGGTGATCGACAACTCGGCCGACGAGGCGCTGGCCGGGTACTGCCGGAGGATCGACGTCACGCTGCACGAGGACGGCTCGCTGACCGTTGCCGACGATGGCCGCGGGATGCCGATCGATCTCCACAAGACCGAAAAGCTCCCAGGTGTCGAGGTGATCCTGACGCGGCTCCACGCGGGCGCCAAGTTCTCCGACGGCAGCTATCGATTCGCCGGCGGCCTGCACGGCGTCGGCGTTTCGGTGGTCAACGCACTCTCGGAAAAGCTCGTCGTCCGGATCCGGCGCGGCGGCAGAGAGTACGAAATGACGTTCGCCGCGGGCAATCGCAGGACGAAACTCCGGGAGATCGGCACGGTCGGCCAGCGGAACACCGGCACCACGATCCGGTTCTGGCCCGATCCGAAATACTTCGACTCGCCGAAGATGAGCGTGCCCCGGCTCAAGCACACGCTGAGGGCCAAGGCCGTTCTGCTGCCAGGTCTCACGACGACCTTCACGAGCGAGCTCGATCCGAACGACGACGAGGAGTGGCACTACGAGGAGGGGATCTCGACCTACCTCCAGACGACGCTCGAAGATGTCGAGACGCTGCCGGCGACTCCATTCACGGGTCACTTCGAAGGCGCCACCGAGGAGGTCGAGTGGGCGTTGGTGTGGGTGCCGGAGGGGGAAGATCTACTCGGGGAGAGCTACGTCAATCTGATTCCGACCCCGGTGGGCGGCACCCACGTCAACGGTTTCCGGACGGGGCTGACCGAATCGATCCGGGAGTTCTGCGAGTTCCGTAATCTTCTGCCGCGGGGTGTTCGAGTGAGTCCGGACGACGTCTGGGCCGACGTCGCGTACGTCCTGTCGGTCCGGATGGCGAATCCGCAGTTCACGGGACAGACGAAGGACCGGCTCTCCTCACGCGAGACGGCGGCGTTCGTCTCGGGGGTGACACAGGATGCGTTGTCGATCTGGCTGAACCATCACGTCGATCAGGCCGAGGCGATTGCGCGGCTGGCGATCGACCGGGCGCAGGCACGGCTGAAAGCCGGAAAGAAGGTTGCGCGGAAGAAGACCTCGGCGGGGCCGGCGCTTCCGGGCAAGCTCGCCGACTGCGCGTCGAGCGATCTCGACCGGACCGAGCTCTTCCTCGTCGAGGGGGACTCGGCGGGAGGGAGCGCGAAGCAGGCGAGGGATCGCGAGCATCAGGCGATCATGCCGCTGAGAGGAAAGATCCTCAACACCTGGGAAGTCGATTCGTCGCAGGTGCTCGCCTCCCAGGAAGTGCACGACATCGCGGTTGCGCTCGGAGTCGATCCCGGAAGCTCGAACCTCGACAATCTCCGCTACGGAAGCGTCTGCATCCTCGCGGATGCCGACTCGGATGGCCTTCACATCGCGACGCTTCTCTGCGGGCTGTTCCTTCGCCACTTTCGGCCGCTGGTGGAAGCGGGGCGGGTATACGTGGCGATGCCGCCGCTCTACCGGATCGATGCCGGAAAGAACGTCTACTACGCGCTCGATGACGCCGAAAAGGCGGGCATTCTGGAGCGGCTCGAGGCCGAGGGATACCGGGGGCGGCCGAGCGTGCAGCGATTCAAAGGGCTGGGCGAGATGAACCCGCTCCAACTGCGCGAGACGACGATGGCGCCGGACACGCGACGGCTGGTCAAGCTCGTCGTCGGCGATGCGGGAAGCGAGGAGAAGGTGCTCGACATGCTGCTCGCGAAGGGGCGGGCATCGGATCGACGCGAGTGGCTGATGAACGAGGGCGATCGCGCGGGACTGGAGGTTTGA
- a CDS encoding insulinase family protein: protein MKLIVRLLLLAMMTTSALAANDFEPTGSVLDPFLAEVHREVLPNGLTVLIRPQPGTGVVAINTWVKAGYFHEPDEIAGMAHLFEHMFFKGSKKFPGAEQISTELSRVGGQTNAGTIYDSTNYYFVLPREGFERGLEIQADAIINPLFDPEELDKESEVVIEESNRKLDNPPAVSMERMFETAFTKHRIRRWRIGSNEVLRAIDRDDLIAFFETLYRPENIIVTITGDVSVEQALEALETTFAQLPKGALKKERGAAEPPQKEFRYGRSSADIQQGYSVMGWHTVGVGHEDELALEVLGSILGTGRSSRFYRHVLGPDAASTANAFNWSIEDVGIFVVQASFDEKNRTEVDRRLLREIERIRKFGPTGYEMQLAKNGQESSTILGMQSVLGQAQALSYAEANYGYRAIGTRLVELEKMTAEDVQRVARKYLSPDRLTLYHYTPEEAPALTPAEAREFVTGVIAGAKLEKEADFEAPAVGKPLSPAKAAAEPVELKLSNGATLVVEERSGAPVVSAGVYFRGGRIGENSSIAGITSLTQRVMRRGTKTRTAEQLNRDIEFLGTQIGTTTQPDYFGFDLTILGRSFPAGAEILADVVMNPVFPEEGIVEEKHQQKASIKRSFDSSVQRPFQLLYSSFYGNHPYALPSDGYELSVEAISKDDLQAWWRQWVVADDALIVVVGDITAADARKVAETHFGKLPKRTTAVRRLPAPTPPPAPVVTVESRQKKQSAIAVAYPAVPMSHRDWPRLRLLQNVTSGLAGTFFAELRGKRSLAYTVFAGESARKDAGTFIGYLASDASKEAEAKKALVEEFDRLDEGGMNEEDIERAKAYFAGSTRISLQTNASHVDDLAEAWMMELGLDFTDRLLGTVSEITFEEMTDVASRYFDDELLTMAVVSGNAAQ, encoded by the coding sequence ACTCTTGCTGGCCATGATGACGACCAGCGCTCTTGCCGCAAACGACTTCGAACCGACCGGGTCGGTCCTCGATCCGTTTCTCGCGGAAGTTCACCGGGAAGTGTTGCCCAACGGGCTGACCGTCCTGATCCGGCCGCAGCCGGGAACCGGGGTGGTCGCGATCAACACGTGGGTGAAGGCGGGCTACTTCCACGAGCCCGACGAGATCGCGGGGATGGCACACCTCTTCGAGCATATGTTCTTCAAGGGCTCGAAAAAGTTTCCGGGCGCCGAACAGATCTCGACCGAGCTGAGCCGCGTCGGCGGGCAGACGAATGCCGGAACGATCTACGACTCGACCAACTATTACTTCGTTCTTCCTCGCGAAGGTTTCGAGCGAGGGCTCGAGATTCAGGCCGATGCGATCATCAATCCGCTCTTCGATCCGGAAGAGCTCGACAAGGAATCGGAAGTCGTCATCGAGGAATCGAACCGCAAGCTCGACAACCCGCCGGCCGTATCGATGGAGCGGATGTTCGAGACCGCCTTCACGAAACACAGGATTCGGCGCTGGAGGATCGGCTCGAACGAAGTGCTCCGCGCGATCGACCGTGACGACCTGATCGCTTTCTTCGAGACGCTCTACCGTCCGGAAAACATCATCGTGACCATTACTGGTGATGTTTCTGTCGAACAGGCGCTCGAGGCGCTCGAGACGACGTTCGCGCAGCTTCCGAAGGGGGCTCTGAAGAAGGAGCGCGGCGCCGCGGAGCCTCCTCAGAAGGAGTTCCGGTACGGCCGGTCTTCCGCCGACATCCAGCAGGGCTACTCGGTGATGGGATGGCACACCGTCGGAGTCGGACACGAGGACGAGCTCGCCCTGGAGGTTCTCGGCAGCATTCTCGGAACCGGCCGTTCGTCGCGCTTTTACCGGCACGTTCTCGGTCCCGATGCGGCGAGTACGGCAAATGCTTTCAACTGGTCGATCGAAGACGTCGGCATCTTCGTCGTGCAGGCGTCCTTCGATGAAAAGAACCGCACCGAAGTCGATCGCCGTCTCCTTCGGGAAATCGAGAGAATCCGGAAGTTCGGTCCCACCGGGTACGAGATGCAGCTGGCGAAGAATGGCCAGGAGTCGAGCACCATTCTCGGGATGCAGTCGGTACTCGGACAGGCGCAGGCGCTCTCCTACGCGGAGGCGAATTACGGGTATCGCGCCATCGGAACGCGTCTGGTCGAGCTGGAAAAGATGACCGCGGAGGATGTTCAGCGGGTCGCGCGAAAGTATCTCTCTCCCGACCGGCTGACGCTTTACCACTACACGCCCGAGGAGGCGCCGGCGCTCACTCCAGCCGAAGCGAGGGAGTTCGTGACGGGTGTGATCGCCGGGGCGAAGCTCGAGAAAGAAGCAGACTTCGAGGCGCCGGCCGTCGGAAAGCCGCTGAGCCCGGCGAAGGCGGCCGCGGAGCCGGTCGAGCTGAAGCTCTCGAACGGTGCGACGCTCGTCGTCGAGGAGCGATCTGGAGCACCGGTGGTCTCCGCGGGCGTCTACTTCCGCGGTGGGAGGATCGGAGAGAACAGCAGTATCGCCGGGATCACGTCGTTGACCCAGCGGGTGATGCGGCGCGGAACGAAGACCCGAACCGCCGAGCAGTTGAATCGTGACATCGAGTTTCTCGGGACGCAGATCGGAACCACGACCCAGCCCGATTACTTCGGCTTCGACCTGACCATTCTCGGGCGGAGCTTCCCGGCCGGCGCCGAGATCCTGGCGGACGTCGTGATGAATCCGGTGTTCCCCGAAGAGGGGATCGTCGAGGAGAAGCACCAGCAGAAGGCGAGCATCAAACGTTCATTCGATTCTTCGGTCCAGCGACCCTTCCAGCTGCTCTACTCCTCCTTCTATGGCAACCATCCCTATGCTCTCCCCTCGGATGGCTACGAGCTTTCGGTGGAGGCGATCTCGAAGGATGACCTGCAGGCATGGTGGAGACAGTGGGTCGTCGCGGACGATGCCCTCATCGTCGTGGTCGGCGACATCACCGCGGCCGACGCCCGGAAAGTCGCCGAGACGCACTTCGGAAAGCTCCCGAAGAGAACCACCGCTGTGAGGCGTCTGCCGGCACCGACGCCTCCGCCTGCGCCCGTCGTGACCGTCGAGAGTCGCCAGAAAAAACAGTCGGCGATCGCCGTCGCATATCCCGCCGTTCCGATGAGCCACCGGGACTGGCCGAGGCTGAGACTTCTTCAGAATGTGACCTCCGGTCTCGCAGGAACGTTTTTCGCGGAGTTGCGAGGGAAGCGATCACTGGCCTACACGGTCTTCGCCGGGGAGTCGGCGCGGAAGGACGCCGGAACCTTCATCGGATATCTCGCGAGTGACGCTTCGAAGGAAGCGGAAGCGAAGAAGGCGCTGGTCGAGGAGTTCGACCGTCTCGATGAGGGAGGAATGAATGAGGAGGACATCGAGCGCGCGAAGGCGTACTTTGCCGGTTCGACGAGGATCTCGCTCCAGACCAATGCGTCGCATGTCGACGATCTCGCGGAGGCGTGGATGATGGAGCTCGGTCTCGACTTCACCGATCGCCTGCTCGGTACGGTCTCGGAAATCACATTCGAGGAAATGACCGATGTCGCGTCGCGATACTTCGATGACGAGCTCCTCACGATGGCGGTCGTCAGCGGAAATGCCGCGCAGTGA
- a CDS encoding peptidylprolyl isomerase — MNRDDLKVAVMAAIPMIAVIALLWSGAVRGEDAGAAPAAMEGVIFVNGEPITRAEFEAAMNSLPEEMRMALMSEGGRKELAEQLVRQKLFVQEARRRGVDEDPAVKGAVALAENNILAMRGLEAVAGDIDREDLRKIWPTVETEFEEATAEQIVIGFDGSFLGQGTRRSEEDARELAEEIGRRAREGEDFQALREEFSDDKGSDGMLPVVTRSTTSGEVADALFNLEQGEVSEPVKTDFGWHVFRMISRRSPTFEETRRVLQQDPGTPYAQAILRRLRSEAEVRFDDEYFRNPFQH; from the coding sequence ATGAACCGGGATGATCTCAAGGTTGCGGTGATGGCGGCGATTCCGATGATCGCGGTCATTGCTCTTCTCTGGAGTGGCGCCGTACGGGGAGAGGACGCCGGAGCAGCGCCGGCAGCAATGGAGGGGGTGATCTTCGTCAACGGCGAACCGATCACCCGCGCGGAGTTCGAAGCGGCGATGAACAGTCTTCCGGAAGAGATGAGGATGGCCCTGATGAGCGAGGGCGGCAGAAAAGAGCTCGCGGAGCAGCTGGTCCGGCAAAAACTGTTCGTACAGGAAGCCCGTCGCCGCGGAGTCGATGAGGATCCGGCCGTCAAGGGCGCCGTGGCGCTCGCCGAGAACAACATTCTCGCGATGAGAGGACTCGAGGCCGTCGCCGGCGACATCGATCGAGAGGACCTCCGCAAGATCTGGCCGACCGTCGAGACGGAGTTCGAGGAAGCGACCGCCGAACAGATCGTCATCGGATTCGATGGATCGTTTCTCGGACAGGGAACAAGACGCAGCGAGGAGGATGCGCGCGAGCTCGCGGAGGAGATCGGTCGGAGAGCCCGGGAAGGAGAGGACTTCCAGGCGTTGCGCGAGGAATTCTCCGACGACAAGGGTTCGGACGGAATGCTGCCGGTCGTGACGCGCTCGACGACCAGCGGAGAGGTCGCCGACGCGCTCTTCAATCTCGAACAGGGCGAGGTGAGCGAGCCGGTCAAGACCGATTTCGGCTGGCATGTCTTCAGGATGATCTCGCGCAGGAGTCCGACCTTCGAAGAGACCAGACGAGTTCTCCAGCAGGATCCGGGAACGCCCTATGCGCAGGCAATACTGAGGCGGCTGAGGTCGGAAGCCGAGGTCCGCTTCGACGACGAGTACTTCCGCAATCCCTTCCAGCACTGA
- a CDS encoding phage holin family protein, with protein sequence MIIRWLINTAALYAITWIPGISYTGTIPMLFVAALVLGLLNTLVRPILVVVTLPLTIVTLGLFLIVVNAGMLWLMAWIIPQFQIDGCLSAIIGAVALSIISMLTGWIGKKESRD encoded by the coding sequence ATGATCATCCGGTGGCTCATCAATACCGCGGCTCTCTATGCGATTACGTGGATCCCGGGGATCAGCTACACCGGAACGATCCCGATGCTCTTCGTCGCGGCGCTCGTGCTCGGTCTTCTGAATACGCTCGTTCGTCCGATCCTGGTCGTCGTGACGCTTCCGTTGACGATCGTGACGCTCGGGCTTTTTCTGATCGTCGTGAACGCGGGGATGCTGTGGCTGATGGCGTGGATCATCCCTCAGTTCCAGATTGACGGATGCCTTTCGGCGATCATCGGCGCGGTGGCTCTCAGCATCATCTCGATGCTGACCGGCTGGATCGGAAAGAAGGAGAGCCGGGACTAG